In the genome of Capricornis sumatraensis isolate serow.1 chromosome 4, serow.2, whole genome shotgun sequence, the window ACATTTCAGAATTGGGAAGCTTGGAAGGGCAGAGGGACCTATGTTCATCTCCTTTCCTTcctatttccttccctctcttctccagtAAATCTAaataacttacttttttttttttttttttttttagcagcagTGTAAACTGCTGAAAGTGAGTTGTTTAGAGAAGTACCGAGAAAAGCGGGTCAGGGAATGGTTATCTTTGTCTGACCCTATCATCTTCCTTTGTAATTCTCCGGGAGGGAAACCCAGAAACCCCAGGCTCAGGGGAGAGCAACCTCAAGCTCCTGGAGTGCGTTCATTTCCCTGCAGTGGTCTCTTCTCTAGCTCAGAGTTAACCGGGTAgaaccaaaggaaagaaagaaatctttcctTTGGGTGGTGGTGAGTTGGTGGCAGTCCTCCCTTAGACCATCTGGATGGGTCATGGCCTACCTCACTGGCCCAAGGCTGGCAGGCAGTGTGCACCTTTGGAGGGATATGCACCGTGGGTGATGTTCTATTAAAACATCAGGTGTAGGGGATACTCAGAATCTTATCACCTTGATATATCTGCTTTaatttttgctgatttttttggGGGGCGTCCTTGTTTAATTGTATctgtaatttttaagaaatggaaCTCATACTTAACCATTGCTGTCTTAAGTAAGCTTGAGTTCTCAGTTAAGTCTAACAGTGTATTTAGATATGTTTGCCTTCAGGATGACTGTAAcagttaatttgcatttttatttactaTCTTTTTTCCTAAAAGAATCATTACCTTTTTGAAGAATGGGTATAGAAAATGGCGATAGACTTCAAAGACATagtaaataatggaaaataattgaaataaaaaggcttttgttatttgttgtttagtcgctccgtcatgtcctactctttttgcttccgcatggactgtagcctgccaggctcctctgtcaatgggatttcccaggcaagaacactggagtgggttgtgttgccattttctcctccagggaatcttcctgactcggggatcaaacccacatccccccagtctgcatgggcaggcagattctttaccactgagccacccctAAAAAGGCTTTTAGcttgatataaaatatattgtgtTACTCAAACCTTTAGTTTGCaagtaaaatgaaacaaagtCCTATTAATATTCCTTTCTGTCTGATCTCTCTACTTGTGTCATAAATTTGCACTTAAAAAGGTGTATAGGCATTTGATCTTTATATCAGTTCTATAGATGATCCTGGCTTTAATACCAATGGGAGTAAAAAGAatgtttatgaatttttaaataagcttTGCACCCACTTAATTGATAAGATCTGATGTTCTCAATTCTGTATGATCATAGTTCATTTTAGCCATTTAACGAAGTGCAGTGCCATGAATGAAAAGCCTACTgccaaattataattaaaatttaaaaaattatttgcacATCTCTTCCAAGTAAACTTATCACTctcctttgtatcatttatttttggtttttaatgagtactaaaaaatggaagaagacagCTAGGTAAGAACTACTGCTTTGAAATGTTTATGAATTTGCAGCAAATTGGCCACATATGGGGCTAAATGGTAAGTCCTAAATTCTTAGGGAAAATTGGGTTTGAGTGGAGAAAGGCATTTATTTAGTGGAGAACTGAGTGCTTATAGGATTAGTGCTAAATCCTAAAGTCCACACCTTAAAGGCTAAGATTTCCTGCTTTAATTGCAACCTAAATAATGAAGTGGGAGTTCATAAAAatgtctgcttttcttttctcctcttaatattgtttcttcatttgccttcctttcccctcaataaacagcagcagcaccaaAGCCTACCTTGCATTCACAGTGAACTGTAGCAGACCAGGGAGTAGGGTCCTGCTGGAAGGAACTGATAAGTTTAGATGACTACCTACATGATAAAGGCTTTAAAGAAGTGCCTTTCAAAAATGCAGTCACCTGGAAtgcctggcaccccactccagtactcttgtctggaaaatcccacggacagaggagcctggtaggctgcagtccatggggttgtgaagagtcgacatgactgagcaacttcactttcacttttcactttcatgcattggagaaggaaatggcaacccactccagtgttcttgcctggagaatcctagggacgttggagcctggtgggctgccctctatggggtcgcacagagtcggacacgactgaagcgacttagcagggcTATATCTGAGGTCTTATTCATTGAACTCTCTGGAAGGGGCTAGGTTCtgcctttacatttattttaaacaagCCCCCTCGGGTAATTCTTATGATATATATCCCGTTTTGAGATTTACTTTAATGTATGAGGTAGTTTTGTCAAGATTAGTTGCTAAATAATTAGAATTgaggaaaaccaaacaaaagatggcttattttatattttagttcttAAGAGCAAGTTTGCAAATTTTCTTACAGGAAATCTTATATGTAAATTAGCATCTCCTGGATTCCAGAGTTTTGAAACCACTTATGCAAAATGAATGCCTATTGGTGGTATTGAGAGGAAGAGCAAAGTGAGTGAAAAAGCACTTGCTGGAATACGAAGGGCCAAACATAGTTAAGACTTAAGTAGTTTGAGAGAAGAACTTGGGGAGATAAGACTAAAACTTGCAACATGGGACTTAATTTATTCCAGGCAGTAACAGGAGAGATGACAGACACAGAGCAGTGCGTTTTGATGAAGATCCAAGTGAATTATGGAGCCAGTGTCAGGGAAGCTCAGGGGTGATAGTGTGGTGGTCAGGCTGCGGGGCCTGGGGTGGGCACTGAAATAGGCAGGTCTCCTTCTAAAGTTACCAGAAACCAGAAACTCATGACTGAATGGACATCAGGAAATGGAGCGGTAATTTAATAACTCTGACTAGTCCACTTTCTTTCTTAATACTCTACTAAAATGAGCAGAAAACTCAACTCTCTCCTCTGAGACAATCCCTTCTGGGGAGAttagtaatgtctgtgcttttcagcCTAATTAAGGTTGAGGCCTAAGGAGTGTTGAAGGACTGCTTTGACCCTGGTTTCTTAAGAAGGTAAGAGGTAAGGACTAACAATATTTAAAAGGGGCATAGATTGTTCATACTGCAAATACATTTATCTGGTGCTGATTCTACATTACAATTTTTAGTAGCTGTGAATCTATGGTGAGACCCAATGCCTTCTCCTCTCGCTTTAACCAATAGATGACTCAAACCTCTTTGGTGTCTGTCCTTGTACAATGGTGTCACTGTTCTCGTCCAGGCTTCAgatttctttttgcctttatgTTATTGTGTTCATTTGCCAGGCCTGACTGTTTCCCATATAGGTGCCTTCTCCCTCTGATAACTTTTGCCCAGGCTGCTTCAGGTATGCACTGCCTCCTGCCTCTACAGTCTCTTAACTGgctgccctcttctctcttcttgccctTCCTGTCCATCTGCTGCATAGTCATCTTCCTGACTGCTTATTTGCTGCCCCCGGATCTGCATCCTGGATAAAGGGTACATTTTTTAACTTGGTTTTCTGTGTTCCCCAGGGTTTGGCCTCAACCTGCTTTTCTGGTTGTCTCTTGCTCTGCTCCCTTGGCTATACTGGAAGCTCATGAGAACATTTCCCTATAGTCCCTAACATTTCCCTCCTTTGgtctgttctttattttatttcaaaagtcaTTTTCTGGCTTTTCTTCCTGCTCAGACCCATTTTTCCACCTGCCCACCTGGGTCAGAGTACAAGGCCAGATCTGCCTCTTTcccctcctctgtgctccctCAGTACTCCCACAAATCCCCATCTCTGGGAAAAGAGGAGTCCTGCCAATATCAAGAGTGAAGAGCTAGACTTATTCTTAGTGCCTGTGTTTCCAGATCTGTCTTAAGATCTCATCAGATATTTAAATGAGCGTGCCTATCAATGACCATGTATTGAATGTGTCTTCTGTGCTAGCTTCTAAATGCTGTGATCTCTAGTTGATTTAATCACAAGAGTGCTATGAAGGAGGTGGTGTGATCCAGTTTTCCAGATGACAGAGTGGAGTCCCTCAGAACTTAAGGAGTATGCCCAGACGACACAGTGGCAAAGCCAGGATGGAGcgcagtgagtgagtgaagtcgctcagtcgtgtctgactctttgcgaccccatagactgtagcctaccaggctcctctgtccatgggattttccagacaagagtactggagtggattgccatttggcTGTCTGTAAAGCTCACTGTGCTGTTCTCACACTCCTGGCACTTGGCTTGTGTTATCTCTCTTGGGATGCGTGCCTGATCTCTTGGGTGTGATTGTATGTTCATGACTCATGGTTGAGTCCATGCGAATCTTGGTATTCCTAGCATAGTTCTGGCAAATTGGCGTTGGTGTGCAGCATACCTGCAGACTGGAATTGCGTTCCTCTGTGCCTACTACGTTGTACCTTCCTTTAGGACAAAAAtggtttatttttgtcttccatGTGTTGTGTTAATACctggtaggcactcagtaaatacttggGGAATGAATGGTTGATGGCAGAGCCAAAGGACTGACTTTAGTGAGGGATTTAGCTATGAGGTGTCTGATTTTGTGAAAGTGGACTGTCTGTATCAGTGATTATGCCCAAAGTGGTTCAGGAGAGGTTCTAGGCAGCATATAATGCAGTTAAGACTTTTAAGGAGCTGTGTGATTGGAGCATTGTCCACTTAAACAGGTTATGTAGCTGTGTCCAGGTCAACTGAGAAGAAAGTCACATTATGTCTATTTAGCTAATGCttattgagtgagtgaatgagtgaaagtcgctcagtcgtgtctgactctctgcgaccctgtagactatacagtccatagaattttccaggccagaatactggagtgggtagcctttcccttctccaggggatcttcccaacccagggatcgaacccaggtctcccgcattgcaggcggattctttaccagctgagctatcagagaagcccagtgcTTATTGAGCCCCTGTATTCTGGCTGTTGAGCTAGGCCCTGTCTTTGTCATCTGTAACATCTGTAGGGCaatgtgtatatttaaaaatacatttgtcaCCTGATGTTTGTAATATTTGTCGCCTGAAGCTTTGTAATACAGTTTTTTACAGAGTTACGGCCTCTCTGTATGACAGAGAAGTCATCTGATGGGTGacatttacaaatgaggaaagtcAAACTCTGAAGAAAGCACTACTTTTAACTCGGGCCTCAAGGGCTGAGTTTTTCCAAGGCTGCCTTCTTTAGAAGCCACACACCCAGTGCTTCCCTACCCCTAGTCTATCAAAATGATGTTCCTGGTCATTGCTGCCTTCTGAGATGTCCCAGCAGAGTTGATAATGGCTCTTACAATGGGAAATGTTCTCTTTTCATCTCACACCCTTGGTTATGTTAATTGTTGGGGCTTGGCAAGTCAGCCAGTACTTGGTTTTCTGAAGTGTCAGTTAAATGTATGACTTTAAACCACAGAGCAAGGGCGGAGGTTTTATGTACTCTAAAGTATCTCAGTGGGTGGGTCCAAGTTACTTTGTGGGACATGACTGTCATTTTATCTTTTACTTCAGCTAACAGTAAAGCCTTATTTGAATAGAACAGTTATTCAAATCCTCTTTTAGATACAGCGTATTTTCAAAGAATATGCTGAAATCCATTTATAGAAGAATACACATAAAGAATTTTGCATATACCTTTCAAAGTGCTATACACAActgtcgcctcagttgtgtctgactctttgcaaccctatggactatagcccatcaggctcctctctccatgggattctccaagcagtaatactgaagtgggttgccatgccctccagggattcttcccaaccgagggattgaacctgcattttttatgtctcctgaattgacagatgggttctttactactggtgATACCTGGGAAGCTTAACTGAAGCCttagtagattttaaaattttattatataacagATTTCACTGGTATTATTATAGTGagatatatttctgttttccttctatGGATTTagcctttaaaacatttttctgttcCTAAAACAACATCCAGGAGTGAAGCTACTGGTtggttacatttttttctgtttagtgttttaatgtttattaaacatttgCTACCTTTGGGATAACTGAGGATTTACGTGACTACTCAGTAGTTGTAAATATTGTCAAATCTATTATGTAATTCTGATTCATTCAATACTTATGGTAGCTTTATGACAGAGTAGCAGTattcatattttacagatgaggagaccagAGGCTGACAGGTTAAGCAGCCTGTCTAAGGAAATGCTAATAGGTCATGattggacttccctcatggccctagtggtgaagaatccacctgtaatgcaggagacacaggaaatgtgggtttgatccctgggtagggaagatcccctggaggaggagatggcaacccactccagtattcttgcctggagaatcccatggacagaggagcctggtgggccacagtccatagggtcgaaaagagtaggatatgactgagcacgcatgcattaCACATGATTGGAACCCAGCTTTGCCTccttccactgtccatggagttttcagaagctcattttaaaaacagatacacTGCCTTGATCATTGCAAAGTTTACCtttaatatgaaaaggcaaacaaagcaaaaacatacACCTAAAAACATAGCcttaaaagagatgaaaatgaaaaagaacgtGTACATAACACCCTGCTACTCTGGCAAATCAAACTAGGCCTTCAGCATGTCTCTTCACAGCTTATCCTGGCAGGATGAAGGGAGAAAAACTTCTGTGCAAGAAGGAACAGGAAAGTGTCAGGAGGTAGCGAATAGCAGGATATCTTTTAGCATGCAGGACTAACCCAACTGGTTCCTGGCTTGGCTCAGAGGTCTCTTAAATATCTCTTTTTTTATAGATTAATCGGGCAATAAAAACCCACTGGAAAAGATAGTGAATCCtgtatgacttttaaaatttgaccATAGAGAGACCTGTAACACACTGTAACATTCATCCATCCCATTATGTTTCTGTTGAACACTGAGGGTTGTGGAAGGAGCTTAAGAATGCTTGGAATGAATGAATCTGAACTCCTAGCAAAAGGACTGAACAGTAACACTGGagaaaaatattgaagaaaagaagaaaggaaatagaggCCTTATGGAGCCTTTAGCAGCAACTCCATTCTTAAAATGATCAGGGGAAATCATTAGATTTGAGATTTGTACTTTGTAGCCACATCTAAACCTTGTGCTCTCAAGGCAGATATAAAAAGGCAGAACGTAATGCAAGTGTGAGTTTCTGAGGATGCTCTATGTTACCGAGGTTATTAGGAGAAAGATTTAGCAGAGAACAAATTTAGCACTGGAAGTCACAACTTAATAACATAATGCTTGTCTTGATGTGTGCTGTTGCTCTGAGCAAGATGTGTGGGCTGTTATCTCCTGAGAAATCCCTGTAAATGTTATTAGTAATACTTTATAAGTAGGTTGGGAAAATTCATTTACTTTtctaaagcatttaaaaattctttgatgAAAGGCTCTGTGTGGAGCAAATTGGTGCTAGCCTGTTTACCATGCTCTGAGCTAGGGGAAAATAGACACCTTAGGGTGGGAAGGTTGGCTTATCTTTTGGAGTTcatctataaattgcttttatTGAATTTGAAATGGGTATCAGAAAGTCCCCCAAATATGGTTAACTATAAAATCAAACTTTTTGGGATTTGGAACTTGGGACTATGAGTTTTCACCAAAGATATAAAACAGGTTAAGTATTAGTTTGTACTTGGCCAGGCTTGGGGGTAAAATATAGCCCTTAGATGATCCTGGGCCCCAACTTTGTTTTCCTGTTGCTTTTTCTTcatttcagagaagaaataagGCTGAATTATGAAAAGCAGTTAACTTTTATTATCTATGTGTGAGATTTATTTCTTTCACTAGAAGAAGTTCATCTTTTGCTGCCAAATAAGTTGCAATAGCTGCTGGAACAAAGTTTTTCATCTATGCTTACACATTGAAATGTGTCTACTCAAATATAACCATGTGAAAACAGCTTAGCTTGGAAGATTTACAAACAAGTTCTTGCTTTAGGGGAGCTAACAGTCTAatttgttgctattcagtcactaagtcacgatcaactctttgcaaccccatggactgcagcacacctgtcttccctgtccttcactgtctcctggagtttgctcagactcacgtcattgagtcactgatgccatcctaccatctcatcctctgatgcccccttttcttcctgccctcaatccttcccaacatcagagtcttttccaatgagtcagctctttctttgcatcaggtgggcaaagtatcggagcttcagctccagagtcagtccttccaatgaatattcagggttgatttcctttaggattgactggtttgatctccttgtgtccaagggactctcaagagtcttctccagcacgtttgaaaccatcaattctaaGGCACTCACCCTTGTTTATGGTtgaactctcatgtccatacatgactacttgaaaaaccataggtttgactatgcttacctttgttggcaaagtgatgtctctgcttaatccactgcctaggtttgtcatagattttcttccaaggagcaagcatcttaaaaaattttcatggcttcagtcactgtctacagtgattttggagcccaagaaaataaaatctgtcactgtttccattttttccccatttcccatgaagtaatgggactggatgccatgggtcttagttttttgaatgttgggttttaagccagctttttccctctctgctttcaccttcaagaggttctttagttcttcttcactttctgcccttcgggtggtatcatctgcatatctaagattgttgatatttctctctgcaatctgattccagcttgtgagtcatccagcccggcatttcacatggtgtactctgcataaaagttgaataagcttggtgacaatatacagccttgacgtactctttcccaattttgaaccagtcccatTGTTTGAACAGTCTAATAGAGCaggattatatatatgtacaagtaACAACAATGCATACTGTTTTTGAAAAACAGatgtttctttctgaattttaaaactactttaaaaaaataatgttgaaCAAAAATAGTAATATAACTATTTTTGAGTAACTTAATACTAGccttgctggcatatcgagtgcagtactttcacaggatcatcttttaggatttgaaatagctcaactggaattccatcatctccactagctttgttcattgtgatgcttcctaaggcccacttgatgcttgttccttggaagaaaagttatgaccaacgtagacatcatattaaaaagcagagacgttactttgccaacaaagatccatctagtcaagctatcgtttttccagtagtcatgtatggatgtgaaagctggacaataaagaaagctgagcgccaaagaattgatgcttttgaactgtggtgttggagaagactcttgagagtcccttggactgctaggggatccagccagtccatcctaaaggagatgaatcctgagtgttcattggaaggactgatgctgaagctgaaactccaatactttggccacctgatgctaagaactgactcatttgcaaagaccctgatgctgggaaagattgaaggtgcgagaaggggacaacagaggatgagatggttggatggcatcaccaactcaatggacatgaatttgagtaaactctcagagttggtgatggacagggaggcctggcagctgcggttcatgtggtcgcaaagagtcggactcgactgaactgaactgaatactagcCTTTGCTGTTCATGCATTTACAAGAAACTGTGCTCTCAGTCGTTTCAgccgtgtatgactctttgcgaccccatggactgtagcccaccaggctcctctatgggattttccaggcaagaatactggagtgggttgccatttcctactccaaaactGTGTGCTAAGGTCAAAGAAAAATGAACCAGTAAAGATGCATTGGAGGGAAGGTAAGGCAGATACTTGCGGATGCGGGAAACCAAAACTTGAGATGCACTGAGGtgttctctccccctctcccctctccctcccctcttgtGACTAATGAACTGAGTCCTTCTCTAACTTCACGTGATTCCCCCGGGAACTAGTGGCAGTATTTTCCTACATAAATTTGTCACGTGACTTAACAGCGTTCATGTTCATATCCTCGTAACAGATTGTGTTTAAAGTCTTCACAGGTTTCTCACCTTTTAGGGTTCAGATTTACTATTCACTCGGGGAGTGTGACCTGTATTTTTGCAATCTTCCAAATAGTCCTTTGGCGGAGACCCTGTCTACTTTATTCTTGTACTCCTGGATGCTGGAGAATCAGAGATCAGTTGCCTAACACTGGGGGACGGGGTAGGGGTGGGGTATGGCAGCGCACCTTTGCGCATGCGCCAGCCCGGACCCTTGCTTACCCACCCAGTCACCTCCTCCCCCATTGGAGTAGATTGGCGAGGATTTGGCTTTTGAAGGCCTTCAAAACACAATTTACATTTGTATAGTGAAGACGGAGTTCCTAGCAACCACTTTGCAAGTGAACCTTGGGAGTTCAGTCTTTCTGCAATGGAGACAGTGCAGGCCGCGATCCTTGGCTTTGTTAGCAGTTTGTAATTtagccagattttattttttaaaacaaaaaacaccaccccccaccccgccccatctTTTAATGACAGTATGCTGCAGTATGTGACAGCCAATGTTTTAAAGTACGGTACGTTTAGTCTCCTCATAGTTTTGTCGTTAGATTTTGCAAGCGTTTCTTTAAAAGCTAGATGACACTGTCAGTAAACGCCAAAATAACGGCTGTCGCTTGAACCAACCGGTATTACTTCAGTGTGACGCCACGAGCCGGTTCTTGCCGGCGTTCTACGCGGGCGGGGAGACGGTTATTCGCTAACTGAGAGGGGCGGGGCCGCTAGGCCGCCGCTAGTGCGCATGGGTAGCGTCTTCCGCCTTGGGTGACCCCGGCAGTTTCCGCTGTTGGCCGAAACGTCGCGAAGACCGTTACCTGAGTGCCACCCGCCGCCGCCATGGCCGATGAAAATGATTCCCTGAGGGAAGCCGACGAGACTAGAGCGCAGCCGATGGTGTCCATGCCCAGTCGTGCGTACTTTCTGAagcaggtggaggaggaggaggaggaagtttTGAAGGTGGAAGTGGCAGCGGCGTCTGACGACGAATCTGATACTTCCTCTGACGACGAATCTGATACCTCCTCTGACGACCTGAGCTGGGGGAAGGCCGACATCGACCCCAGCCTGCTGGAGCGGGTGGATGAGGAGAAATGCCGGAGTATCCGCAAGCAGTACCGGCAGCTCATCTATACCGTCCAGCAGAACCGTGACGACATCGTGAACACGACGAGCGACACCTTAACCGAGGCTCTCGAGGAAGCCAATGTCCTGTTTGATGCAGTGAGTCGAACAAGAGAAGCGGCTCTCGACGCTCAGTTTCTTGTTTTGGCTTCTGATTTgggtaaagaaaaagcaaagcagCTGAACTCTGACATGAGCTTTTTCAATCAGGTGGCATTCTGTGACTTTCTGTTTATATTTGTGGGTCTAAATTGGATGGAAGATGACGGACGTGATCCGTTGAATAACTGTGACGATAACATAGCTCTTTCCTTCTGGGAGACAGTACAGAAGGAAGCGACATCGTGGATGTTACAAGCTGAAACATTCCACTTTCTCTTTGGTTCGTTCAAACCAGAGTCTGCGGCGCGAAAGCCGCGACTTAATCACCGGAGAAAAGTtcagaaaatggaagagaatgGGGATATGCCTACAAAGCTGAGGAAGCTGGATCTGAGTGGTAATCAAGAAGCCACAgaaaaagaagtagaaagaaTCTTGGGACTGTTGCAAACGTACTTTCGAAAGTATCCTGATACTCCTGTGTCTTATTTTGAGTTTGTGATTGATCCAAACTCTTTCTCTCGTACTGTGGAGAATATATTTTACGTTTCTTTCATTATAAGGGATGGTTTTGCAAGAATAAGGCTTGACCAAGACAGGCTGCCAATATTGGAGCCAATTAATATTAGTCTAGCCGGTGAGGGAAATGATCCCAGTTTCCACAGCAGGAAACAGGGAGTTATATCTTTGAGTTTACAAGACTGGAAAAATATTGTGGCAACTTTCGAAATTTCGGAGGCTATGATCACAAACTAAAGATTTTTGTTCTTAGTGTAGGAtgcagttttgtttattttctaaagCATAACATAGTGGAGAGTAAAATCCAAACAGAAGCACATACTGTATTTcttgtgaaaaatattttcaagaaaataagtTGTTTTACTGTGCGTTGTATTTTTCTTGGTAGTTTTATAAAGTTGTCCTGACCTTCTGTTGCTTAAAAAATTCACTGGCGTATTCATGCAAAAGATTTTTTGACTGCTCCTTAAGACTTTATTAGTAAAAACTGAATTCCATAAAATAAAAGGtgtttaataactttaaaaaaatgaattgtgATGCTCTGTGATACTACATTGCTTTCTCTGCTACAGGGAACCAAGGGAATCCCATATGGGGCTCTTGACCAGGTTGGGGGAAagaatgggtaaaaaaaaaatggtcaagAAAGACGGTAGGGCAGTGCGTAAGTCATGTTAATACCATAAAAAATTCAGATGCTATGCTTCATTTCAAAGACGACTCATAAGATTAAGGAGTGGGTGTCCTTGTTCTAAATAATTTCTACTGTGATGTGGGCTTAACAAAAGTAGACTGTCTACTGTAATAGGTGAGCCATCAACTAAGTACTGAAAGGTGAGTAGGAATTGATCAGAGATCGGGAGGGGAAATATGGAGGGTCAAATACGTGGAATTGTGAGAAGTTATGGCTCCAGAGAAATCTATGTTTTTTTTGGAAAACTATTCTATCTGAATGTTATACTAGGCAAAAATTGATTTACCACATCTGTTAGTGCCCTCTCTTTGTTAGATTATTTCAAACACAAAATCTTTTAACATCCAGTTACAATTTTTATCtgcttgttttgtttcttctctggCCCCTAGTTTCCCTTTCTGCTAGTACACAGAGTGTTCCTCAGAATTGGTGATGTTTCATTATGTACTGGCCTTGAATATTTGTTCCCAACTCAATTTTGATTTCTTAATAGGACTTTGGATGCCTGGAAACTCTCCCTGTGTAAATTGAAATATCAGTATATGATTAATTTATCCAAATTTCCTTCATTTCCTATAAAGCTCTaaaggcttttgttgttgttgcttgtattgttttaagaatataaattacAACCTTACTTGGACGCTCCTGCTGAAAATTTTGGTTTTTAAGGAAACAGTTTTTGAAGTTATAGTGAGCATCCTTGCAAGCTGTTTTTCTTGATCTCTGTAGAAACAGTCTTTGGTAGTAGTGGGTCTTGCCATTAAACCTTATTTGGCAAGTGGATAAGGATCTGCTTTGTGTAACAGGAATAATAAAATTTTCCTGGTAAGTCTGAATGTAGTACAGGGAAGGGAAGTTTAGAGACTGAATGCCATCTAGATGGAGAGGAGATTGAGAAGTTTTTCAGTATAGtgcaggtgtttttgttttgtttt includes:
- the EID3 gene encoding EP300-interacting inhibitor of differentiation 3, which translates into the protein MADENDSLREADETRAQPMVSMPSRAYFLKQVEEEEEEVLKVEVAAASDDESDTSSDDESDTSSDDLSWGKADIDPSLLERVDEEKCRSIRKQYRQLIYTVQQNRDDIVNTTSDTLTEALEEANVLFDAVSRTREAALDAQFLVLASDLGKEKAKQLNSDMSFFNQVAFCDFLFIFVGLNWMEDDGRDPLNNCDDNIALSFWETVQKEATSWMLQAETFHFLFGSFKPESAARKPRLNHRRKVQKMEENGDMPTKLRKLDLSGNQEATEKEVERILGLLQTYFRKYPDTPVSYFEFVIDPNSFSRTVENIFYVSFIIRDGFARIRLDQDRLPILEPINISLAGEGNDPSFHSRKQGVISLSLQDWKNIVATFEISEAMITN